The Micromonospora sp. WMMD961 genome has a segment encoding these proteins:
- a CDS encoding gluconokinase, whose protein sequence is MTGERRGDARRTRHVVVMGVSGAGKTTVARGISAATGLTFAEADEFHSPENVARMRSGVPLDDTARWPWLSDIAGWIADRGAEGRSTVLACSALKRSYRDVLRQGAPHLDFVHLHGPAEVIRARMARRAGHYMPASLLESQFATLQPAEPDESVLVLDVSLAPQALVAAAVEGLGLPASIPTGER, encoded by the coding sequence ATGACTGGTGAGCGACGCGGCGACGCCCGGCGCACCCGGCACGTCGTGGTGATGGGCGTCTCCGGGGCCGGCAAGACCACTGTGGCGCGCGGGATCAGCGCGGCGACCGGGCTGACGTTCGCCGAGGCGGACGAGTTCCACTCCCCGGAGAACGTGGCCCGGATGCGCTCCGGCGTACCCCTGGACGACACCGCCCGCTGGCCCTGGCTGTCCGACATCGCCGGGTGGATCGCCGATCGCGGCGCGGAGGGCCGGTCGACGGTGCTGGCCTGCTCGGCGTTGAAGCGGTCGTACCGGGACGTGCTCCGCCAGGGCGCGCCGCACCTGGACTTCGTGCACCTGCACGGGCCGGCGGAGGTCATCCGAGCGCGGATGGCCCGACGTGCGGGGCACTACATGCCGGCGAGCCTGCTCGAATCACAGTTCGCGACGCTGCAACCGGCCGAACCGGACGAGTCGGTGCTCGTGCTCGACGTATCGCTCGCCCCGCAAGCCCTGGTCGCGGCGGCCGTCGAGGGCCTCGGCCTGCCCGCCTCGATACCGACGGGGGAGCGGTAG